A portion of the Gossypium arboreum isolate Shixiya-1 chromosome 8, ASM2569848v2, whole genome shotgun sequence genome contains these proteins:
- the LOC108480881 gene encoding non-specific lipid transfer protein GPI-anchored 6-like, which yields MKESKHEAFTLSFTLLLMLLGLASSDVNQDKAECTDQLVGLAPCLPYVGGQAKAPTMDCCGGLKQVLVKSKKCLCVLIKDRDDPSLGLNINASLAATLPHTCHDTVNITECISLLHLAPNSQEAKLFQGYQKLTEKHSTSPPASGNSTSSAAEKSDGGMGKKRVGVVEIAVGFSLWVFHIHQNSVV from the exons ATGAAGGAGTCCAAACATGAGGCTTTCACACTCTCTTTCACCCTGCTTCTCATGCTGCTGGGTTTGGCATCCAGTGATGTGAACCAAGACAAAGCGGAATGCACTGATCAGCTAGTCGGGCTTGCTCCATGTCTTCCATACGTTGGTGGACAGGCCAAAGCCCCCACCATGGATTGTTGCGGTGGGCTGAAACAAGTGTTGGTTAAGAGCAAGAAATGCCTGTGTGTGTTGATTAAAGATAGAGATGACCCCAGTCTTGGCCTCAACATCAATGCTAGTCTTGCTGCAACCCTCCCTCACACTTGTCATGACACTGTTAACATTACGGAATGCATCT CCCTTCTGCACTTGGCACCCAACTCCCAGGAAGCTAAGTTATTCCAAGGATATCAAAAGCTGACAGAGAAGCATTCCACATCCCCACCTGCGAGTG GTAACTCCACAAGCAGTGCTGCAGAGAAGAGTGATGGAGGAATGGGAAAGAAGCGCGTGGGAGTAGTAGAGATAGCTGTCGGATTTTCACTATGGGTTTTCCACATACACCAAAACTCTGTTGTGTGA